The following are encoded together in the Tripterygium wilfordii isolate XIE 37 chromosome 18, ASM1340144v1, whole genome shotgun sequence genome:
- the LOC119983382 gene encoding probable pectinesterase 29, which produces MGCKRYNERFTISSTCSSCWEEDVGDSSSRPLEDTTYMNVIRVTCDSPKFENRLVLANGEEWNRNIKCPRKGGRRRTVDCKSILVDQSGHGNFSSIQSAIDSVQPYNKYWTCIYIKAGTYREKVQIPFDKPYISLKGEGKKLTKIVWDGHESLGQSATFASFADNIVVRRISMVNSYNSPGSNNPRAPAVAALIAGDKSSFYGCGFSGLQDTLWDVQGRHYFKKCSIHGAVDFIFGNGQSIYERCRIQVLGNELQMGLPGYITAQGRTDPNDADGFVFKECEIIGSGSAYLGRAWREYARVLFYNSNFTNVIQPQGWDAWNFAGHEDQLTFVEYGNFGPGSASFDRVKWLKRLDWNAMIQLISITFIDNENWVVNQPS; this is translated from the exons ATGGGTTGCAAAAGGTACAATGAACGGTTCACAATTAGTTCAACGTGTTCCAGTTGct ggGAAGAGGATGTGGGAGACTCGAGTTCGAGACCTCTAGAAGATACCACATACATGAATGTCATCAGAGTTACTTGTGATTCTCCAAAATTTGAGAATA GACTAGTACTAGCTAATGGTGAGGAATGGAACAGAAACATCAAATGTCCTCGAAAAGGCGGTCGGAGGCGAACTGTTGATTGCAAGTCAATCCTTGTGGATCAATCAGGCCATGGGAATTTTTCCAGCATCCAATCCGCTATCGATTCCGTCCAACCATACAATAAGTACTGGACTTGTATTTATATCAAGGCCGGTACATATAG AGAGAAGGTTCAAATCCCATTTGATAAGCCATATATTTCTCTCAAAGGAGAAGGGAAGAAGCTCACTAAGATTGTTTGGGATGGTCATGAATCTCTTGGACAAAGCGCTACGTTCGCCTCGTTTGCAGATAACATTGTCGTAAGAAGAATCAGTATGGTG AACTCATACAACAGTCCAGGTAGCAACAACCCTAGAGCACCAGCTGTGGCGGCCTTGATTGCCGGCGACAAGTCCTCGTTCTATGGATGTGGCTTCTCCGGTTTACAAGACACGCTGTGGGACGTTCAAGGTCGACATTACTTCAAGAAATGCTCAATCCATGGCGCTGTTGATTTTATCTTCGGCAATGGCCAGTCAATTTATGAG AGATGCAGGATACAAGTACTTGGAAACGAGCTGCAGATGGGACTCCCCGGTTATATCACAGCACAGGGAAGAACGGACCCAAACGATGCGGATGGGTTTGTGTTCAAAGAATGTGAAATTATTGGGAGTGGATCGGCCTACTTGGGGAGGGCATGGAGAGAATATGCAAGGGTCTTATTCTACAATTCTAATTTCACTAATGTTATACAGCCTCAGGGTTGGGATGCTTGGAATTTTGCTGGTCATGA GGACCAGCTTACCTTCGTAGAGTACGGCAACTTCGGACCTGGATCTGCAAGTTTTGATAGAGTGAAATGGTTAAAAAGGCTGGACTGGAATGCAATGATTCAATTGATTAGCATTACTTTCATTGATAATGAAAACTGGGTTGTTAACCAACCATCCTAA
- the LOC119984783 gene encoding (+)-neomenthol dehydrogenase-like isoform X1 yields MKEATKYAVVTGANKGIGFEVVRQLASNGSSTIKVVLTARDEKRGIEAVDKLIKEFGLSAGNVFFHQLDLTDPASASTLADFVKTQFGKLDILVNNAGISGVIFDPTVPFDIDLSAEGVSFPIKLHSHKILSSGKLIVLLMQGTTVRNMKEIATHTYDLAQDCLNTNYYGTKTVTEALLPLLKLSDSPKIVNVSSIAGLLKSIPNEEIRAVFNNIESLTEKKIHLLLSDFLKDFKEGSLETKGWPTYLSAYQMSKAAINAYTRLLAKNYPEICINCICPGIVKTDMNRGSGILTREEGGAGPVKLAQLPNGSPSGLFFVNGKVSSF; encoded by the exons ATGAAAGAAGCAACAAA gtATGCAGTTGTGACTGGAGCTAACAAAGGGATTGGATTTGAGGTAGTAAGGCAGTTAGCTTCAAATGGCAGCAGCACCATCAAAGTGGTGCTAACAGCTAGAGATGAGAAAAGAGGCATTGAAGCTGTTGACAAACTCATCAAAGAATTTGGTCTCTCTGCAGGCAATGTGTTTTTTCATCAGCTTGATTTAACAGACCCTGCTAGTGCTTCTACTCTGGCCGATTTTGTCAAAACCCAATTCGGAAAGCTTGATATCTTG GTGAACAATGCTGGTATCAGTGGAGTCATCTTTGATCCTACCGTTCCATTTGATATAGACCTTTCAGCTGAAGGAGTAAGTTTTCCGATAAAACTTCATTCTCATAAGATTTTGAGTTCCGGAAAATTGATTGTGTTACTGATGCAGGGGACTACTGTGAGAAATATGAAAGAAATTGCAACTCACACTTATGATTTAGCACAAGACTGCCTCAACACTAACTACTATGGCACTAAAACAGTCACCGAAGCGCTTCTTCCGCTCCTCAAGTTATCTGATTCTCCGAAAATCGTAAATGTTTCCTCTATCGCCGGCCTGTTGAAG TCCATACCAAATGAAGAGATTAGAGCAGTATTCAACAACATTGAAAGCCTGACAGAGAAGAAAATACATCTTCTGCTTAGTGATTTTCTCAAAGATTTCAAAGAGGGTTCTTTAGAAACCAAAGGCTGGCCAACATATCTTTCTGCATATCAAATGTCAAAAGCAGCAATCAATGCCTACACAAGGTTACTTGCCAAGAATTACCCAGAAATCTGCATCAATTGTATTTGTCCTGGCATTGTCAAAACAGATATGAACCGTGGAAGTGGCATTTTAACTCGTGAAGAAGGCGGTGCGGGTCCTGTGAAGTTAGCGCAACTGCCTAATGGAAGCCCTTCTGGCCTCTTCTTTGTCAACGGGAAAGTTTCATCGTTTTGA
- the LOC119984783 gene encoding (+)-neomenthol dehydrogenase-like isoform X2, whose translation MKEATKYAVVTGANKGIGFEVVRQLASNGSSTIKVVLTARDEKRGIEAVDKLIKEFGLSAGNVFFHQLDLTDPASASTLADFVKTQFGKLDILVNNAGISGVIFDPTVPFDIDLSAEGGTTVRNMKEIATHTYDLAQDCLNTNYYGTKTVTEALLPLLKLSDSPKIVNVSSIAGLLKSIPNEEIRAVFNNIESLTEKKIHLLLSDFLKDFKEGSLETKGWPTYLSAYQMSKAAINAYTRLLAKNYPEICINCICPGIVKTDMNRGSGILTREEGGAGPVKLAQLPNGSPSGLFFVNGKVSSF comes from the exons ATGAAAGAAGCAACAAA gtATGCAGTTGTGACTGGAGCTAACAAAGGGATTGGATTTGAGGTAGTAAGGCAGTTAGCTTCAAATGGCAGCAGCACCATCAAAGTGGTGCTAACAGCTAGAGATGAGAAAAGAGGCATTGAAGCTGTTGACAAACTCATCAAAGAATTTGGTCTCTCTGCAGGCAATGTGTTTTTTCATCAGCTTGATTTAACAGACCCTGCTAGTGCTTCTACTCTGGCCGATTTTGTCAAAACCCAATTCGGAAAGCTTGATATCTTG GTGAACAATGCTGGTATCAGTGGAGTCATCTTTGATCCTACCGTTCCATTTGATATAGACCTTTCAGCTGAAGGA GGGACTACTGTGAGAAATATGAAAGAAATTGCAACTCACACTTATGATTTAGCACAAGACTGCCTCAACACTAACTACTATGGCACTAAAACAGTCACCGAAGCGCTTCTTCCGCTCCTCAAGTTATCTGATTCTCCGAAAATCGTAAATGTTTCCTCTATCGCCGGCCTGTTGAAG TCCATACCAAATGAAGAGATTAGAGCAGTATTCAACAACATTGAAAGCCTGACAGAGAAGAAAATACATCTTCTGCTTAGTGATTTTCTCAAAGATTTCAAAGAGGGTTCTTTAGAAACCAAAGGCTGGCCAACATATCTTTCTGCATATCAAATGTCAAAAGCAGCAATCAATGCCTACACAAGGTTACTTGCCAAGAATTACCCAGAAATCTGCATCAATTGTATTTGTCCTGGCATTGTCAAAACAGATATGAACCGTGGAAGTGGCATTTTAACTCGTGAAGAAGGCGGTGCGGGTCCTGTGAAGTTAGCGCAACTGCCTAATGGAAGCCCTTCTGGCCTCTTCTTTGTCAACGGGAAAGTTTCATCGTTTTGA